A single region of the Micropterus dolomieu isolate WLL.071019.BEF.003 ecotype Adirondacks linkage group LG02, ASM2129224v1, whole genome shotgun sequence genome encodes:
- the rasd4 gene encoding rasd family member 4, with amino-acid sequence MSLQVKKTDVRLVFLGAAGVGKTALIQRFLKNTFEPKHRRTVEELHRKEYEVGGVKVTINIMDTSGSYSFPAMRKLSIQNSDAFALVYAVDDPESLEAVKSLREEILEIKEDKYTPIVVIGNKIDRLSERRVSSEDMLSTVEMDWNQSYLESSAKENINVLEAFRELLKQANLPSWLSPVLYRRRETFPKEIKKRPPLNKTNSCLIS; translated from the coding sequence ATGTCTCTTCAAGTGAAGAAGACAGACGTGCGTCTCGTGTTTTTGGGAGCAGCTGGAGTGGGGAAGACAGCCCTCATCCAGCGCTTCCTCAAAAACACCTTTGAGCCCAAGCACCGGCGCACAGTGGAGGAGCTCCACAGGAAGGAGTACGAGGTGGGGGGTGTCAAAGTCACCATCAACATCATGGACACCAGTGGCAGCTACTCCTTCCCTGCCATGCGTAAGCTGTCCATTCAGAACAGCGATGCCTTTGCCCTGGTCTACGCCGTGGATGACCCAGAATCCCTGGAGGCGGTCAAGAGTCTGCGAGAGGAGATCCTGGAGATCAAAGAGGACAAGTACACGCCAATTGTGGTGATAGGCAACAAGATAGACCGTCTAAGTGAGCGTCGGGTGTCCAGCGAGGACATGCTGTCCACTGTAGAGATGGACTGGAACCAAAGCTACCTGGAGTCCTCCGCCAAAGAAAACATCAACGTGCTTGAAGCTTTCAGGGAGCTGCTCAAGCAGGCCAACCTGCCCAGTTGGCTCAGTCCTGTGCTGTACCGGAGACGAGAGACCTTCCCCAAGGAGATCAAAAAAAGACCCCCTTTGAACAAGACCAACAGCTGCCTCATCTCATAA